A genomic window from Halogeometricum sp. S3BR5-2 includes:
- a CDS encoding AbrB/MazE/SpoVT family DNA-binding domain-containing protein, with amino-acid sequence MTDDQSRDPDDGRDDDSTEDGYSDGAGRRSLRFSERTVDFGSWASPKRRLSREVLDVKALGSETAVFKARVQRGGRISIPDAERESLGIRHGQIVQAFVFPLDDDGTDDAGETDDADDPRETEEQKSEKSEE; translated from the coding sequence ATGACGGACGATCAGTCTCGGGACCCGGACGACGGCCGCGACGATGATTCGACCGAAGACGGGTACTCCGACGGCGCGGGCCGGAGGAGTCTCCGGTTCTCCGAACGGACGGTCGACTTCGGCTCGTGGGCGAGTCCGAAGCGACGCCTCTCGCGGGAGGTTCTAGACGTGAAGGCACTGGGTTCCGAGACGGCGGTGTTCAAAGCACGAGTGCAACGGGGGGGTCGGATCAGCATCCCCGACGCCGAACGAGAGTCGCTCGGCATCCGGCACGGACAGATCGTTCAGGCGTTCGTGTTTCCGCTCGACGACGACGGAACCGACGACGCCGGCGAGACCGACGACGCGGACGACCCGAGGGAGACGGAGGAGCAGAAATCCGAGAAATCCGAGGAGTGA
- a CDS encoding CoA-binding protein — protein MSLSDFFEPEGIAVVGASATPGKLGNDAMSNVEAADTDVYPVNPSGSGTVYGYEFVDSVAEADADVALLCVPRHLQPDVLEECGEAGIGAAVIFAGGFAEMGGEGAELQDAVADVAADHDITVLGPNTAGYALPHQNLYGSFVPRIRDVGAGNVAIAAQSAGVAITMSFHLTREEYGISAMFGLGNRVNTEFSDLIPELDADPKTDSILLHVEGTEESEALFEACREADTPIAALKVGENEVSEFVRAHTAAPAQDNDAYEEAFDRAGVVSVDSTTELVDAGRVLADSPTPDGPNVGLVTAQAGPGIIVADHLDGVGANFPELTPETREKLDDVLLGITYEENPVDTGRPMPEFGEVVDIVARDDNVDIVSVYEIYEDSLGYPVEELETLAAEVDKPVLFTVAGPAHAFADERRQMEAAGIPTFDTPERGAQAVAALIESIPDER, from the coding sequence ATGAGTCTGTCCGACTTCTTCGAACCGGAGGGTATCGCCGTCGTCGGCGCGTCGGCGACGCCCGGCAAACTCGGGAACGACGCGATGTCGAACGTCGAGGCGGCCGACACCGACGTCTACCCGGTGAACCCGTCGGGGTCCGGCACCGTCTACGGCTACGAGTTCGTCGACTCCGTCGCCGAGGCGGACGCCGACGTGGCCCTCCTCTGCGTCCCGCGACATCTCCAACCGGACGTGCTCGAAGAGTGCGGCGAGGCCGGTATCGGCGCCGCCGTCATCTTCGCCGGCGGGTTCGCCGAGATGGGCGGGGAGGGGGCGGAACTGCAGGACGCCGTCGCCGACGTCGCCGCCGACCACGACATCACGGTGCTCGGGCCGAACACGGCGGGATACGCGCTCCCCCACCAGAACCTGTACGGGTCGTTCGTCCCGCGCATCCGCGACGTGGGCGCCGGAAACGTCGCCATCGCCGCGCAGAGCGCCGGCGTCGCCATCACGATGTCGTTTCACCTCACCCGCGAGGAGTACGGCATCTCGGCGATGTTCGGTCTCGGCAACCGGGTGAACACCGAGTTCTCCGACCTCATCCCGGAACTCGACGCCGACCCGAAGACCGACTCGATACTCCTGCACGTCGAGGGTACCGAGGAGTCGGAGGCGCTGTTCGAGGCCTGCCGGGAGGCCGACACCCCCATCGCCGCGCTCAAAGTCGGCGAGAACGAGGTGTCGGAGTTCGTGCGCGCGCACACGGCGGCGCCCGCACAGGACAACGACGCCTACGAGGAGGCGTTCGACCGCGCCGGCGTGGTGTCCGTCGACTCGACGACGGAACTCGTCGACGCCGGGCGGGTACTCGCGGACTCGCCGACGCCGGACGGCCCCAACGTCGGACTCGTGACGGCGCAGGCGGGGCCGGGCATCATCGTCGCCGACCACCTCGACGGCGTCGGCGCGAACTTCCCCGAGTTGACGCCGGAGACGCGCGAGAAACTGGACGACGTGCTCCTCGGCATCACCTACGAGGAGAACCCGGTGGACACCGGCCGCCCGATGCCCGAGTTCGGCGAGGTGGTCGACATCGTCGCGCGCGACGACAACGTCGACATCGTCTCCGTCTACGAGATATACGAGGACTCGCTGGGGTACCCCGTCGAGGAACTGGAGACGCTCGCGGCGGAGGTGGACAAGCCGGTTCTGTTCACCGTCGCCGGCCCCGCCCACGCCTTCGCGGACGAACGGCGGCAGATGGAGGCGGCGGGCATCCCGACGTTCGACACGCCGGAACGCGGCGCGCAGGCCGTCGCCGCGCTCATCGAATCGATTCCGGACGAGAGGTAG
- a CDS encoding BGTF surface domain-containing protein, translating into MSETNNLRALLMAALVVVSVFAGVGTVSAFDTGSASADPVAVGQDAATQDVTFSTTLDADETETITISDIPDDVDVLGVGGSFENENGSFAVTDTNVDGGEVTVDITNEGNATETGNVTLTLVHDTSDLGLELIGQSVNFTLSSDSTNETAVPVDLEANAAGDNDVTFQGETVHVNVSGQNGSLTLREVDERDGGEISESSFIEQLTPTGDYVEIDTDDLEGDYVISGEGGINAPNAIEFEVAVQSLTANWSEDSVTQGNSEDLELESGRDDYIAEVSADGLDADDLETLFGDADAFVGTNDEDDSVYLDAGVQDEIPADFTDDIDAGDYQFDVEVTDTTASDSASITVEESDADVNFADSVYTQQVGDIVDMSVNMEEREEAYVYVGGDDVNYLEVVQLTDDDDDGVVNFTFNTYTANESGTNPFELEDGSDDELELVTGDVETEENGLPPAVDGTLSSRLETGDYDLRTSTSLQYDVGDDEVVDEQDVATLDLGARSTNGIVTWTAPSGNAGEYDDVEELLGEVNQSNTLAIDDRLVVQINASGISGIVDEDDITTINGQADNGLNLDIEEEGSGANADDNGGLTLDGSNAEIYQDQSVAEDQIFVVVDTRNVDGFEDEEQYEATFTVGDEDADVSPIDYIDDEEEESVSTTFTAEDADADLDLNDDDQFEVPQSQNAQVQFDTNLAGGSEVVVRLRSSASDSAFLLSNTVDTDANGTVMTTFDTSDIEVGTEFDMVVRSDGDEIASEDGIIVEGTNMTGTGAGTGTMDGTASEAPGTDDGMTDTETETPTDEETPTEGGETPTEGGETTTGSTDGGTPGFGVVVAVTALLAAALLAVRRD; encoded by the coding sequence ATGAGCGAAACAAACAATCTCCGTGCCCTGCTGATGGCGGCACTGGTGGTCGTGTCGGTCTTCGCGGGCGTTGGAACGGTCAGCGCCTTCGATACCGGCTCCGCCAGCGCCGATCCGGTCGCCGTCGGTCAGGACGCGGCTACCCAAGACGTAACGTTCAGCACCACGCTGGATGCTGACGAGACAGAAACGATTACGATCAGCGACATTCCGGACGACGTTGACGTCCTCGGTGTCGGTGGTTCCTTCGAGAACGAGAACGGCAGTTTCGCCGTCACGGACACCAACGTCGACGGTGGCGAAGTCACGGTCGACATCACCAACGAGGGTAACGCGACCGAGACGGGCAACGTCACGCTGACGCTCGTCCACGACACGTCCGACCTCGGTCTCGAACTCATCGGCCAGAGCGTCAACTTCACGCTCTCTTCAGACAGCACGAACGAGACCGCGGTTCCGGTTGACCTCGAAGCCAACGCTGCTGGCGACAACGACGTCACGTTCCAAGGCGAGACCGTCCACGTCAACGTCTCCGGTCAGAACGGCAGCCTCACGCTCCGCGAAGTCGACGAACGTGACGGCGGCGAAATCAGCGAGAGCAGCTTCATCGAGCAGCTCACCCCGACGGGCGACTACGTCGAAATCGACACCGACGACCTCGAAGGTGACTACGTCATCTCCGGCGAGGGCGGTATCAACGCTCCGAACGCGATCGAATTCGAGGTCGCGGTGCAGAGCCTCACGGCCAACTGGAGCGAGGACTCCGTCACCCAGGGTAACAGCGAGGACCTCGAACTCGAATCGGGCCGCGACGACTACATCGCGGAAGTCAGCGCCGACGGTCTCGACGCTGACGACCTCGAAACGCTCTTCGGCGACGCTGACGCCTTCGTCGGCACGAACGACGAGGACGACAGCGTCTACCTCGACGCGGGCGTGCAGGACGAGATTCCCGCCGACTTTACCGACGACATCGACGCGGGTGACTACCAGTTCGACGTCGAAGTGACCGACACGACGGCCTCCGACTCGGCGTCCATCACGGTCGAAGAGTCGGACGCTGACGTCAACTTCGCCGACTCGGTCTACACCCAACAGGTCGGTGACATCGTCGATATGTCCGTCAACATGGAAGAGCGCGAGGAAGCGTACGTCTACGTCGGCGGTGACGACGTGAACTACCTCGAAGTCGTCCAGCTTACGGACGACGACGACGACGGTGTGGTGAACTTCACGTTCAACACCTACACCGCGAACGAGAGCGGCACGAACCCGTTCGAGCTCGAGGACGGCTCTGACGACGAACTCGAACTCGTCACGGGCGACGTCGAGACGGAGGAGAACGGTCTCCCGCCAGCGGTCGACGGCACCCTCAGTAGCCGTCTCGAGACGGGCGACTACGACCTCCGCACGAGCACGTCGCTGCAGTACGACGTCGGCGACGACGAAGTCGTGGACGAACAGGACGTCGCGACGCTCGACCTCGGCGCACGCAGCACGAACGGCATCGTCACGTGGACCGCGCCGAGCGGTAACGCCGGCGAGTACGACGACGTCGAGGAACTCCTCGGAGAGGTCAACCAGAGCAACACGCTCGCCATCGACGACCGTCTGGTCGTCCAGATCAACGCGAGCGGCATCTCCGGCATCGTCGACGAGGACGACATCACCACGATCAACGGTCAGGCCGACAACGGCCTCAACCTCGACATCGAAGAGGAGGGCTCCGGCGCGAACGCCGACGACAACGGCGGCCTGACGCTGGACGGCAGCAACGCCGAGATCTACCAAGACCAGTCGGTCGCGGAGGATCAGATCTTCGTGGTCGTCGACACGCGTAACGTCGACGGCTTCGAGGACGAAGAGCAGTACGAAGCGACCTTCACCGTCGGCGACGAGGACGCGGACGTGAGTCCGATCGACTACATCGACGACGAGGAAGAGGAGAGCGTCTCCACGACGTTCACGGCCGAAGATGCGGACGCGGACCTCGACCTGAACGACGACGACCAGTTCGAGGTCCCGCAGTCGCAGAACGCACAGGTCCAGTTCGACACGAACCTCGCGGGCGGCTCCGAAGTCGTCGTCCGCCTCCGCAGTTCGGCCTCGGACTCCGCGTTCCTGCTCTCGAACACGGTCGACACTGACGCGAACGGCACCGTCATGACGACGTTCGATACTTCCGACATCGAAGTCGGAACGGAATTCGACATGGTCGTCCGCAGTGACGGCGACGAGATCGCCAGCGAGGACGGCATTATCGTCGAAGGCACGAACATGACGGGCACGGGCGCGGGCACGGGCACGATGGACGGCACGGCGTCGGAAGCGCCCGGGACGGACGACGGGATGACCGACACCGAAACCGAGACGCCCACCGACGAAGAGACGCCCACTGAGGGCGGCGAAACGCCCACTGAGGGCGGCGAAACCACGACGGGTTCCACTGACGGTGGCACGCCCGGCTTCGGTGTGGTCGTCGCCGTGACGGCGCTGCTGGCCGCGGCTCTGCTGGCAGTCCGCCGCGACTAA
- a CDS encoding DUF7344 domain-containing protein: MKGSALLERKTAESSADSRDRLDECRLSRDELFNLLRNPRRRAALQYLLERDRKATRSELAEHIAAAENEVTTAELNSAQRKRVYVSLYQNHLPKMDEYGVITYDAREGTAELTSEARVLAHYLDADVGESESNRWERYYPLFGLLGGVSLVITSLDRLFALPLDFVTAVSVLLLLIVPVVAIDREFL, from the coding sequence ATGAAGGGTTCCGCGCTTCTCGAACGAAAGACCGCCGAATCGAGCGCCGACAGCCGGGACCGACTCGACGAGTGCCGACTCAGCAGGGACGAACTGTTCAACCTGCTTCGGAACCCGCGCCGTCGGGCCGCCCTCCAGTACCTTCTGGAGCGCGACCGCAAAGCCACTCGGTCGGAACTCGCAGAGCACATCGCCGCCGCCGAGAACGAGGTGACGACGGCGGAACTCAACTCGGCGCAGCGAAAGCGCGTCTACGTCTCGCTCTATCAGAACCACCTTCCGAAGATGGACGAGTACGGAGTCATCACGTACGACGCGCGGGAGGGCACCGCGGAACTCACCTCGGAGGCGAGGGTGCTGGCGCACTACCTCGACGCCGATGTCGGCGAGTCGGAGTCGAATCGCTGGGAGCGCTACTATCCGCTGTTCGGTCTGTTGGGGGGAGTCTCGCTGGTGATCACGTCTCTCGACCGACTGTTCGCGCTACCGCTGGATTTCGTCACGGCCGTGTCCGTGTTGCTGTTGCTGATCGTACCGGTCGTCGCGATCGACCGAGAGTTCCTGTAG
- a CDS encoding FAD-binding and (Fe-S)-binding domain-containing protein — translation MTTNPNAAPDAGADTVDGREDPRATYEFTSEEVVRPDLVDDIEERVDGDVRFDTYTRQMYATDASAYEVTPVGVVFPASTDDVAAVTAYCAEREIPLLPRGGGTSLAGQAVNEAVVLDFTRYMDGVVSIDADERRARVEAGAVLGDLNAELAPHGLKFAPDPAAGDRSAVGGAIGNNSTGAHSLKYGKTDAYVEECDVVLADGSVETFGEVSVEELRASADPEGSLLERIYHEVVRILDEEAEEVSAKFPDLKRNVSGYNLDVLVEEAESGSVNLARLLAGSEGTLATVTEAEVSLEPVPETKAVSLLFYDSVLDAVTDVQHVLEHDPAAVELVDDVLLGLARDRAEFAEAASLVPDGAEAGLLVEFYADDTEEGRELTAGLLADRAPGAETEAPAPAAAERSDTDETLAFAGLEAHDEGKRKMFWTLRKAGLPILLSRTSDEKHISFIEDCAIPPEHLPEFVERFQSLLSELGRDVDAAFYAHAGPGVLHVRPLVNTKGAKDREDMEAIADAVTDMVVEFGGSVSGEHGDGRARTQWNRKLYGEDLWNTFRDLKTAFDPDWLLNPGNVCGDHEMLEHLRYDDEYDYDLGFEPSLNWDNENGMQGMVELCHGCGGCRGSQETTGGVMCPTYRAADEEITSTRGRANLLRQAVSGDLPDDPTDDEFAEEVLDLCIGCKGCKNDCPSGVDVAKLKTEVMHERHQKHGASLRDRLFAEFDTLAAVGSALAPVSNLAQSLPGADRLGEELVGIARERDLPAFRRETLADWFEARGGAFDSRERAADARTARGAGGVGSGDERKAVLFADTYTNYAHPEVGKAAVRVLEAAGVAVDIADRTDSGRPALSKGFVDRARDRVEANAAALAPYVREGWDVVLAEPSDAVMFQSDALDLSSADAVETVAANAYGLCEYLDAFRLVDDVEWAAPEESVAYHGHCHQKAEKKDHHAVGALRRAGYEVDPLDSGCCGMAGTFGYEAEHYSLSRSIADILVEQIAESDARVVTAPGTSCRTQLGDSRIDPVPADSSLAGTAVDREGPPTPAELLAQALPERFD, via the coding sequence ATGACGACGAATCCGAACGCGGCGCCCGACGCGGGAGCCGACACCGTCGACGGCCGGGAGGACCCGCGGGCGACGTACGAGTTCACCTCCGAGGAGGTGGTCCGACCGGACCTCGTCGACGACATCGAGGAACGCGTCGACGGCGACGTGCGCTTCGATACGTACACCCGGCAGATGTACGCGACGGACGCCAGCGCCTACGAGGTGACCCCCGTCGGCGTCGTCTTCCCCGCTTCGACCGACGACGTGGCCGCCGTGACGGCCTACTGCGCCGAGCGGGAGATTCCGCTCCTGCCGCGCGGCGGCGGGACGAGCCTCGCCGGACAGGCGGTCAACGAGGCCGTCGTCCTCGACTTCACGCGCTACATGGACGGCGTCGTGTCGATAGACGCCGACGAACGCCGCGCCCGCGTCGAGGCCGGGGCGGTGCTCGGCGACCTGAACGCCGAACTGGCACCGCACGGGCTGAAGTTCGCGCCCGACCCGGCCGCGGGCGACCGGAGCGCCGTCGGCGGCGCCATCGGCAACAACTCCACCGGCGCGCACTCGCTGAAGTACGGCAAGACCGACGCGTACGTCGAAGAGTGCGACGTCGTGTTGGCCGACGGCTCCGTCGAGACGTTCGGCGAGGTGTCGGTCGAAGAACTCCGCGCGTCGGCCGACCCCGAGGGGTCGCTCCTCGAACGCATCTATCACGAGGTCGTCCGGATTCTGGACGAGGAGGCCGAGGAGGTGTCGGCGAAGTTCCCCGACCTGAAGCGGAACGTCTCGGGCTACAACCTCGACGTGCTGGTCGAGGAGGCCGAGAGCGGGAGCGTCAACCTCGCCCGCCTGCTCGCCGGCAGCGAGGGGACGCTGGCGACGGTCACCGAGGCCGAAGTGTCGCTCGAACCCGTCCCGGAGACGAAGGCCGTCTCACTGCTGTTCTACGACAGCGTGCTCGACGCCGTCACCGACGTCCAGCACGTCTTAGAGCACGACCCCGCGGCGGTCGAACTCGTCGACGACGTGCTCCTCGGACTCGCCCGCGACCGGGCGGAGTTCGCGGAGGCGGCGTCGCTCGTCCCCGACGGCGCGGAGGCCGGTCTGCTCGTGGAGTTCTACGCCGACGACACCGAGGAGGGAAGAGAGCTGACCGCCGGCCTCCTCGCGGACCGAGCGCCGGGCGCCGAGACGGAGGCTCCGGCGCCCGCGGCGGCCGAGCGATCGGACACCGACGAGACGCTCGCGTTCGCCGGTCTGGAGGCTCACGACGAGGGCAAGCGGAAGATGTTCTGGACGCTGCGGAAGGCCGGGCTCCCGATTCTGCTCTCGCGCACCTCCGACGAAAAGCACATCAGCTTCATCGAGGACTGCGCCATCCCGCCCGAACACCTCCCCGAATTCGTCGAGCGCTTTCAGTCGCTGCTCTCCGAACTGGGTCGGGACGTCGACGCCGCGTTCTACGCGCACGCCGGGCCGGGCGTCCTCCACGTCCGCCCCCTCGTGAACACGAAAGGTGCGAAGGACCGCGAGGACATGGAGGCCATCGCCGACGCGGTGACCGACATGGTCGTCGAGTTCGGCGGGTCGGTGTCGGGCGAACACGGCGACGGTCGCGCGCGCACGCAGTGGAACCGGAAGCTGTACGGCGAGGACCTCTGGAACACCTTCCGAGACCTCAAGACCGCGTTCGACCCCGACTGGCTCCTCAATCCGGGCAACGTCTGCGGCGACCACGAGATGCTGGAGCACCTCCGCTACGACGACGAGTACGACTACGACCTCGGGTTCGAGCCCTCCCTGAACTGGGACAACGAGAACGGCATGCAGGGGATGGTCGAACTCTGTCACGGCTGCGGCGGCTGCCGCGGCTCCCAGGAGACGACGGGCGGCGTGATGTGCCCCACCTACCGCGCCGCCGACGAGGAGATAACGTCGACGCGCGGCCGGGCGAACCTGCTGCGGCAGGCCGTCAGCGGCGACCTTCCGGACGACCCGACCGACGACGAGTTCGCAGAAGAGGTGCTCGACCTCTGTATCGGCTGTAAGGGCTGCAAGAACGACTGCCCCAGCGGCGTCGACGTGGCGAAACTGAAGACGGAGGTGATGCACGAACGGCATCAGAAGCACGGCGCGAGCCTCCGAGACAGACTGTTCGCCGAGTTCGACACGCTGGCGGCGGTCGGAAGCGCGCTGGCGCCCGTCTCGAACCTCGCGCAGTCGCTGCCCGGCGCGGACCGCCTCGGGGAGGAACTGGTCGGCATCGCCCGCGAGCGAGACCTGCCCGCGTTCCGTCGGGAGACGCTCGCCGACTGGTTCGAGGCGCGCGGCGGGGCGTTCGACTCCCGGGAGCGCGCGGCCGACGCGCGGACGGCGCGCGGCGCGGGCGGCGTCGGTTCGGGCGACGAGCGGAAGGCCGTCCTCTTCGCGGATACGTACACGAACTACGCGCACCCCGAGGTGGGGAAGGCGGCGGTTCGCGTCCTCGAAGCCGCGGGCGTCGCCGTCGACATCGCCGATCGGACGGACAGCGGCCGGCCGGCGCTGTCGAAGGGGTTCGTCGACCGCGCCCGCGACCGGGTCGAGGCGAACGCGGCGGCGCTGGCACCGTACGTCCGCGAGGGCTGGGACGTGGTGCTCGCCGAACCCTCCGACGCGGTGATGTTCCAGTCGGACGCCTTGGACCTCTCCTCGGCGGACGCGGTCGAGACGGTGGCGGCGAACGCTTACGGCCTCTGTGAGTACCTCGACGCGTTCCGCCTCGTCGACGACGTCGAGTGGGCGGCGCCCGAGGAGTCCGTCGCCTACCACGGCCACTGCCACCAGAAGGCCGAGAAGAAGGACCACCACGCCGTCGGCGCTCTCCGACGCGCGGGGTACGAAGTGGACCCCCTCGACTCGGGGTGCTGCGGGATGGCCGGCACGTTCGGCTACGAGGCCGAACACTACTCGCTGAGTCGCTCCATCGCGGACATCCTCGTCGAACAGATAGCGGAGAGCGACGCCCGCGTCGTCACCGCGCCGGGGACCTCCTGCCGGACGCAGTTGGGCGACAGCAGAATCGACCCCGTCCCCGCCGACAGTTCGCTCGCCGGCACCGCCGTGGACCGCGAGGGACCGCCGACGCCGGCCGAACTGCTGGCGCAGGCGCTTCCGGAGCGGTTCGACTGA
- a CDS encoding helix-turn-helix domain-containing protein, translating to MTDDSFDVSPRDIAILKARVDYPTASTRELSRILELEYGISLSHNRVNEILRAMADEEVFREIVLPNRELFRHYLFRIAFNFPNFEEHWRDCYEALVADPHVLMFFTADSTYHWHVVIQFRSDDRMERWVHEFFKAHGDLIGEFHNTMLHSVHKFRTEAAIFDDILAETEEGRRYLEHGE from the coding sequence ATGACCGACGACTCCTTCGACGTCTCCCCGCGCGACATCGCGATTCTGAAGGCGCGGGTGGACTACCCGACGGCGTCGACGCGCGAACTCAGCCGGATACTCGAACTCGAGTACGGCATCTCGCTGTCTCACAACCGCGTCAACGAGATTCTCCGCGCGATGGCCGACGAGGAGGTGTTCCGCGAGATCGTCCTCCCGAACCGCGAACTGTTCCGCCACTACCTGTTCCGCATCGCGTTCAACTTCCCCAACTTCGAGGAGCACTGGCGCGACTGCTACGAGGCGTTGGTCGCGGACCCGCACGTCCTCATGTTCTTCACCGCCGACAGCACCTACCACTGGCACGTCGTCATCCAGTTCCGGAGCGACGACCGGATGGAGCGGTGGGTCCACGAGTTCTTCAAGGCTCACGGCGACCTGATCGGCGAGTTCCACAACACGATGCTCCACAGCGTCCACAAGTTCCGGACCGAGGCGGCCATCTTCGACGACATCCTCGCCGAGACCGAGGAGGGGCGGCGGTACCTCGAACACGGGGAGTAG
- a CDS encoding HTH domain-containing protein — MAVHSYHRTVVFVHPADGTADRLVNRLRSLRKRNAIDDLQVFRWEDANRPPPHPGPVVPVDALLEDVAEWADVHGVSLPFATAPRPLGRPDSESPPAVLAEYWNGTLCYVAPHVDDAGLRDVEGYVAAMERRTGHHTRA; from the coding sequence ATGGCAGTTCACTCGTATCACCGCACCGTCGTGTTCGTCCACCCCGCCGACGGCACCGCCGACCGACTCGTGAACCGACTCCGATCCCTCCGGAAGCGGAACGCAATCGACGACTTGCAGGTGTTCCGCTGGGAGGACGCGAATCGACCCCCGCCGCATCCCGGCCCCGTCGTTCCGGTCGACGCCCTCCTCGAAGACGTGGCCGAGTGGGCCGACGTGCACGGTGTTTCCCTGCCGTTCGCGACGGCGCCCCGACCGCTCGGTCGTCCCGACTCCGAGTCGCCGCCCGCCGTCCTGGCGGAGTACTGGAACGGGACGCTCTGCTACGTCGCTCCCCACGTGGACGACGCGGGCCTCCGCGACGTCGAGGGGTACGTCGCGGCGATGGAGCGCAGAACGGGACACCACACTCGCGCGTAG
- a CDS encoding helix-turn-helix domain-containing protein, with protein MISFRLPYRSFVLGEVISPADPVSVECETSVPVSRHPLRNVWLEADDVAGRVDELQSHESVKSVEQLNGPDSPVLLHLEWNHLRDPLVKGLRGVGATVLKLESDGGEWRCTIRCSSQDEASKFHQHCLDHGLDCTITNVTKATLAEQQLQLTRNQQEALQAALSSGYFAIPRETTLEELAHSLGISDTATSQRIRRGMRRLLQNQLGA; from the coding sequence GTGATATCTTTCCGTCTCCCTTATCGCTCGTTCGTGCTCGGGGAGGTGATTTCCCCCGCTGACCCGGTAAGCGTAGAGTGTGAGACGTCCGTTCCCGTTTCGAGACATCCGTTGCGGAACGTCTGGCTCGAAGCGGACGACGTAGCGGGGAGAGTCGACGAACTCCAGTCCCACGAGAGCGTGAAGAGCGTCGAGCAGTTGAACGGCCCGGACTCCCCCGTGCTCCTCCATCTGGAGTGGAATCACCTGCGTGACCCGCTCGTCAAAGGACTCCGAGGTGTCGGCGCGACGGTCCTCAAACTGGAGAGCGACGGCGGCGAGTGGCGGTGCACGATTCGCTGTTCGTCGCAGGACGAGGCGTCGAAGTTTCACCAGCACTGTCTGGATCACGGGTTGGACTGCACCATCACGAACGTGACGAAGGCGACGCTGGCCGAACAGCAGTTGCAGTTGACGAGAAACCAGCAGGAGGCGCTCCAGGCGGCGCTCTCCTCCGGCTACTTCGCCATTCCCCGGGAAACGACGCTAGAAGAGCTCGCACACTCGCTCGGTATCTCCGATACGGCCACCTCTCAGCGCATCCGTCGCGGCATGCGGCGACTCCTCCAAAATCAACTCGGCGCGTAG
- a CDS encoding gamma carbonic anhydrase family protein, with protein MRHEFAGAAPAIEDGAFVSEMAYLVGDVAIETEASVWPFVCMRGDEGPVDVGRETNVQEFTMLHGATLGDEVTVGHGAVVDFAEVADHSLVGMGSSVMGGAVVESNSIVAANAVVRQGQRIPEGHMAYGVPAETRPLTDEQIDQIGETHRHYVELGQRFRECSEDESATPR; from the coding sequence ATGCGACACGAGTTCGCGGGCGCCGCGCCCGCAATCGAAGACGGCGCGTTCGTCTCGGAGATGGCGTACCTCGTCGGCGACGTGGCTATCGAAACGGAGGCGAGCGTCTGGCCGTTCGTCTGCATGCGGGGCGACGAGGGCCCCGTCGACGTCGGCCGGGAGACGAACGTCCAGGAGTTCACGATGCTCCACGGCGCGACGCTCGGCGACGAGGTGACCGTCGGCCACGGCGCCGTCGTCGACTTCGCGGAGGTGGCGGACCACTCGCTCGTCGGGATGGGGAGTTCGGTGATGGGCGGCGCCGTCGTGGAGTCGAACAGCATCGTCGCCGCCAACGCCGTCGTCCGACAGGGCCAGCGGATTCCGGAGGGGCACATGGCCTACGGCGTCCCCGCCGAGACGCGCCCGCTGACCGACGAACAGATCGACCAGATCGGCGAGACGCACCGCCACTACGTCGAACTCGGCCAACGGTTTCGGGAGTGTAGTGAGGACGAATCAGCTACACCGAGATAG